Part of the Candidatus Omnitrophota bacterium genome is shown below.
GATGGTTACCCGGTGATTTATATTTATACTCTCTTCCCCAGGGGTCCAGGGGCTGCTTCTCTAAATAAGGGCCGTTCCATTTTCGGCTGGAAGCCGGCTTATTCAACAAAGCATTTAAACCTTCTTCGGTGGTAGGAAAAATACCATTATCTAACTCGTAAAGTTTTAAAGCAGTGGCAATATTGGCGCGGATATCGGCTTCGGCGGTAGCCACGCGTGCCTGCTCGGTCCTTCCGGTAAGCCGAGGCATTACCATTGCGACCAAGGCTCCAATGATTATAACCACCAGCATCAGTTCAATCAGAGTAAAACCCTTAGGCGCCGTTACTTTTTCAATAGCCGATATGACCGTATCTATTTCTACCGGTTTAGTGATATAATCCAGTACCCCTAACTCATAAGCCTTAAGCTTATCTGCGTCCTTACTCAAAGCAGAAAGAATTATTATGGGGGTTTTACTGCCCACAGGATCACTGTTGAGCAGCTGGCAGGCATCCATACCTCCTATATCCGGCATAAGCAAATCAAGCAATAAACAATCGGGCTTATATTTATCTACTTGCGCGACAATATCTTTAGCGTTGGATAAAGCAATCACTTCATAACCTTTACCTTCCAGGTTCAGTTGCAATATTCTCAAGAAATCTACCTCATCGTCAACCAGCATTATCTTCTTTTTCTTCATGTTGTCCTTTCCTCCCCTATCTTAAAACTAAGAACCGCCTTAGTAAACTTGCCTTCCTGGCTAACTATATCAATGACCCCTCTATGCATCAGCATAATATTACGCGTAACTGACAGGCCTAAACCCAGTCCTTTATTGGGGCCTTTGGTGGTAAAAAAGGGCAGAAAAAGCTTATCCGTATTCTCTTTAGAAATACCTGTCCCTGTATCTTCTATTTCTACAATCAGGGCCTCTTCCCCTAAGGCAAACATATCGCTTTTTCTCTTGCCCACTCCATTTTTTATTTCATCGAGTTTTTTTGAATAAACGCGGATAAAGATCTTGCCGCCACCCGGCATTGCTTCAATGGCATTTAATAAGATATTCACCAGCGCCTGTTCAATTTTTTGCCGGTCAACAAAGATTTTAGGTAAATCTGCCTGGAATTGCCTGCTGATTTCAATATTACCCAGCTTAATTTTATGCTCAACCAGGACCAAAGAACTTTCTAATATAGATTCTATACTCTCATTTTGCTTGGATAACTCTGTTTTTCGGGAAAAACTAAATATTCCATCAATAATATTGTCGCTTCTTTTGACATTATCCTTAATCATATTCAAGGTATCAGAAATATTCCGAGGGCAAGGCTTAAGCTTGCCTTCTAAAAAATTCACCCCCTGCAAAATTACAGCTAAAGGATTCCTTATTTCATGGGCCACACCGCTGGCCAAAACACCTACCGCGGCTAATTTTTCCGAATCCATCAACTCTGTCTGGACCTTATGTAATTCTACATAGGCCCTCTTTAGCTCCTCCGCCTTTTGCTGGCGTTCGGTAACATCCCGGCTAATGTGGACAAATTCATTAATCTGGTTTTTTTCATCCACAAGAGGATAAACGCTTACTTCAAAAAATCTTGGGTGGTTATTATTATCAAGATGGGTGTGAATTAAACTTACAACTTTCTTTTCTTTTAAAGCTTCCGCAACCGGACAGGCATCAAGCGGGGCTTCACAAGGAGATTCTCTTCTATGAACAACCCGGTAACATTTATCCCCCAGGATCTCACCATGGCGCCTCATTAAAGCCTTATTTGCCCAGAGGATGTTAAACTCCTTATCCACTAACATTATGCCTTCCTCTATCCCTTCGGTAATTTTTTCTCTCTGTTCGAGGAAATTTTGCAGCCCTTCGGAAGTCTCCCAATTAAAAATATTCAACGCCCCGATCACTGCCCAAGCAGAAATTATCGCGCACAAACAACGCAATACCTGCACCGGGATATGCATTAATGATAAAAAAGAATCGTTGTTAAGCCAATTTGCCGGAAAGAAATC
Proteins encoded:
- the gspG gene encoding type II secretion system major pseudopilin GspG, which gives rise to MLVVIIIGALVAMVMPRLTGRTEQARVATAEADIRANIATALKLYELDNGIFPTTEEGLNALLNKPASSRKWNGPYLEKQPLDPWGREYKYKSPGNHRADYDLYSLGRDGQEGTEDDVKNWE
- a CDS encoding ATP-binding protein — protein: MEAVFRETMNYLSLREGMDSMLQWFQLNLDIVFFVYGLAFLIMGITVLIQLRGESRFKIVDIIWALAGFGITHGVNELLDMWVIIKGRHPAVDILRWFILVISYIFLFEFGRRFFYLNSRQKKHNRVLNSIWVWPALVIIISVLSFGSSDIWKIGGIWARYLLGFPGAILAGLGFLSYYKKELQAPLKLKKYFQAAGVVFLVYGFLSGLVVPKADFFPANWLNNDSFLSLMHIPVQVLRCLCAIISAWAVIGALNIFNWETSEGLQNFLEQREKITEGIEEGIMLVDKEFNILWANKALMRRHGEILGDKCYRVVHRRESPCEAPLDACPVAEALKEKKVVSLIHTHLDNNNHPRFFEVSVYPLVDEKNQINEFVHISRDVTERQQKAEELKRAYVELHKVQTELMDSEKLAAVGVLASGVAHEIRNPLAVILQGVNFLEGKLKPCPRNISDTLNMIKDNVKRSDNIIDGIFSFSRKTELSKQNESIESILESSLVLVEHKIKLGNIEISRQFQADLPKIFVDRQKIEQALVNILLNAIEAMPGGGKIFIRVYSKKLDEIKNGVGKRKSDMFALGEEALIVEIEDTGTGISKENTDKLFLPFFTTKGPNKGLGLGLSVTRNIMLMHRGVIDIVSQEGKFTKAVLSFKIGEERTT